In Stieleria varia, one genomic interval encodes:
- the kdpB gene encoding potassium-transporting ATPase subunit KdpB produces MSTTAQPHCTSPAKKRRDAVTLLNPKLLIPAVGRAVTMMNPVTMMRNPVMMVTELGAALTTLATIAAAANDTAGFEYFLAITVWLWLTVWFGNFAESVAEARGRAQADSLRSAKTDVMATLVAKPGEKLGRQIPSSELTVGDLVVVRIGETIPADGEVIEGVASVDESAVTGESAPVIRESGGDRSAVTGGTRVISDWLVIRVTAKPGESFLDRMIAMVEGAQRKKSPNEIALTIVLAGFTLVFLLVCSTLYPIARYFDVTIDVPTMVALLICLIPTTIGALLAAIGIAGMARLGQANVMAMSGKAVEAAGDVDVLLLDKTGTITLGNRQAAEFRPAPGVDAAALADAAQMSSLSDETAEGRSIVVLAKREFGLRGRELEESQAEFVPFTARTRMSGVNVNGRQIRKGATDAIRKHVEDQGGEFPEQVARDVQQIASEGGTPLVVCENERVLGSIYLKDVVKGGIKERFGELRKMGIKTVMITGDNPQTAAAIAAEAGVDDFLAEATPEAKLELIRKYQQDGRLVAMTGDGTNDAPALAQADVAVAMNTGTQAAKEAGNMVDLDSNPTKLIDIVSVGKQMLMTRGALTTFSIANDVAKYFAIIPAIFMVALPQLAVLNVMGLATPRSAILSAVIFNAIVIPCLIPIAIRGVPYRAMGAADLLRRNLLIYGLGGLIVPFVGIKAIDFLLVATGLA; encoded by the coding sequence ATGAGTACTACAGCACAACCTCACTGTACGAGCCCTGCGAAGAAACGCAGGGACGCAGTCACTCTGCTCAATCCAAAACTGCTGATTCCGGCGGTCGGCCGGGCGGTCACGATGATGAATCCTGTCACGATGATGCGCAATCCAGTCATGATGGTCACGGAACTGGGAGCTGCCCTGACAACGCTGGCAACCATTGCAGCGGCCGCTAATGACACCGCTGGCTTTGAATATTTCTTGGCAATCACCGTCTGGCTATGGCTAACGGTTTGGTTTGGTAACTTCGCAGAGTCCGTCGCGGAAGCACGTGGTCGCGCGCAGGCGGACTCTTTGCGGAGTGCCAAAACCGACGTCATGGCGACCTTGGTTGCCAAACCAGGTGAGAAACTCGGTCGCCAAATTCCTTCTTCTGAATTGACCGTTGGTGATCTAGTGGTGGTGCGGATCGGCGAAACGATCCCAGCGGACGGGGAAGTGATCGAAGGCGTTGCCAGCGTGGACGAAAGTGCGGTGACGGGCGAAAGCGCCCCAGTGATTCGCGAAAGCGGTGGAGATCGTTCCGCGGTGACCGGTGGCACGCGAGTCATTTCGGACTGGCTGGTCATTCGGGTCACGGCCAAGCCAGGCGAAAGCTTTCTTGACCGCATGATCGCGATGGTCGAAGGCGCGCAGCGTAAGAAATCGCCGAACGAAATCGCCCTTACAATCGTGCTCGCAGGGTTCACTCTGGTGTTTTTGCTGGTCTGCTCGACGCTTTACCCGATTGCCCGCTATTTCGATGTGACGATCGATGTGCCAACCATGGTCGCACTGCTCATCTGTCTGATACCGACAACGATTGGTGCCCTGCTGGCGGCGATTGGAATCGCTGGCATGGCTCGCCTCGGACAGGCCAACGTGATGGCCATGTCAGGTAAAGCCGTCGAGGCTGCCGGTGATGTCGACGTGCTGTTGTTGGACAAGACCGGGACGATCACACTCGGCAATCGCCAAGCGGCCGAATTCCGACCTGCTCCGGGCGTTGACGCTGCGGCACTCGCCGATGCCGCTCAGATGTCTTCCTTGTCGGACGAAACAGCGGAAGGCCGTAGCATCGTCGTCTTGGCCAAGCGTGAGTTTGGACTACGGGGGCGTGAATTGGAGGAATCGCAAGCCGAGTTCGTGCCGTTTACAGCACGAACACGGATGAGCGGAGTGAACGTGAACGGTCGACAGATACGCAAGGGTGCGACTGACGCCATTCGCAAGCACGTGGAGGATCAAGGTGGTGAGTTTCCCGAGCAGGTCGCACGCGACGTCCAGCAGATTGCCAGCGAAGGAGGGACACCGTTGGTGGTTTGCGAGAACGAACGCGTACTCGGTTCGATCTATCTGAAAGATGTTGTCAAAGGAGGGATCAAGGAACGATTCGGTGAGCTTCGCAAGATGGGTATCAAAACTGTCATGATCACTGGAGACAATCCCCAAACCGCAGCAGCGATCGCAGCCGAAGCGGGCGTTGATGACTTCCTCGCAGAAGCAACTCCCGAGGCCAAACTGGAGTTGATTCGCAAGTACCAACAAGATGGTCGCTTGGTCGCGATGACGGGTGACGGCACCAACGATGCGCCGGCGCTGGCACAAGCCGACGTGGCGGTGGCGATGAACACGGGAACGCAGGCGGCAAAAGAAGCGGGGAACATGGTCGACTTGGATTCGAACCCCACAAAGTTGATCGACATTGTTTCGGTCGGCAAACAGATGCTGATGACGCGTGGTGCGTTGACGACATTCAGTATTGCCAATGACGTCGCCAAGTACTTTGCGATCATCCCCGCGATCTTCATGGTGGCGCTGCCCCAACTTGCTGTTTTGAACGTGATGGGACTCGCGACTCCACGCAGTGCCATCCTCTCGGCGGTCATCTTCAACGCGATTGTCATTCCGTGCTTGATCCCAATTGCGATTCGTGGCGTTCCTTACCGGGCCATGGGAGCAGCGGATTTGCTGCGACGCAATCTACTGATCTACGGTCTCGGAGGTCTCATCGTGCCATTCGTGGGCATCAAGGCAATCGATTTCCTCTTGGTTGCCACAGGTCTGGCTTGA
- the kdpC gene encoding potassium-transporting ATPase subunit KdpC, with the protein MNNFFSSLRLTVSSLVICSVIYPAVILGFAMVAAPESRQGSLIRNETGEVIGSRLIAQSFTRPGYFWPRPSAVDYDASATGGSNLSPTNPALTQRAAGGIAKLNLKSGQKVPADLVAASGSGLDPHISLASAKLQADRVAASRGLPLSVVESLIQDNLNGRALVVLGGEPIVNVLTLNIALDQAIADKE; encoded by the coding sequence ATGAACAACTTCTTTTCATCTTTGAGACTGACCGTCTCGAGCCTCGTCATTTGCTCAGTGATCTACCCGGCGGTCATCTTGGGTTTTGCGATGGTCGCCGCACCGGAATCACGGCAAGGAAGTCTGATCCGCAACGAGACGGGTGAAGTCATTGGATCACGTTTGATTGCTCAATCGTTCACTCGCCCGGGCTACTTTTGGCCACGTCCCTCAGCAGTCGATTACGATGCCAGTGCAACAGGAGGCAGCAACTTATCGCCGACCAACCCGGCGCTGACCCAGAGAGCTGCAGGTGGCATCGCGAAGCTGAATCTGAAGAGTGGGCAGAAGGTACCTGCGGACTTGGTAGCGGCATCTGGTTCGGGCTTGGATCCCCATATTTCGTTGGCATCAGCGAAATTGCAGGCCGACCGAGTGGCCGCGAGCCGAGGTTTGCCTTTGTCCGTTGTAGAATCGCTCATTCAAGACAACTTGAATGGCCGAGCTTTGGTGGTCCTTGGCGGCGAACCGATCGTCAATGTTTTGACGCTGAACATTGCGCTCGATCAAGCGATTGCGGATAAGGAATAG
- a CDS encoding sensor histidine kinase — protein MQDNRPTPEQMLARLQTEGDDGLAAKRRGRLKIFFGYAAGVGKTYAMLQEAQRLKSDGHEVVVGYVEPHGRRETEASLEGLEQLPLRQVNHRGALLQEFNLDAALSREPEIILVDELAHTNAPQSVHSKRWQDVEELLQAGIDVYSTCNVQHVESLNDIVAKISGIVVRETVPDDVFRRADELTIIDIAPEELLARLKEGKVYVPAQVERALERFFRKENLFALRELALRRVTERVHADVETARHGHGGNDVWPTGETLLVCVGPSPSSASVIRSAKRLANAIQAELVAVHIENASTQQLPSEARNRLVNHLRLAERLGAETVTLAGDDLVAETLSLAKRKNVTKIVIGKSDASRRWFRQRASITDRLIQDSGEVDIYVIRGKATGDSMVGNDPETRAPSASTQSKLFGWLGTVGILCLATSLAWLLDRLGASEANIVMAFLLGVVCVALRYRRWHAFVASMGAVLLFDVFFTTPYYTVVVDDAQYLVTFAVMAVVGLIVTALTRRLRETLWQTQRNTRQTEALYQLGRKLSGISGQQFLASEAERAISELFQLQAIVLLPDDGTLRPVFHREASFAADPSELAVARWAFEHEMIAGRGTETLAASQATYLPLLSPAGAMGVLAIQAEDVEPLFIPESRRVLEAYASQLALALERDRLAIESQEATSAVEKEQLRSTLLTSLSHDLRTPLAVICGASSSILHANSKLDTATQHELLETIHDESARLSRLVENLLRLTQLSSGHVEVSKEWFPVEELLGSALGRLEHSLSSRNIRIDLKPSMLMAHCDSVLIEQVFINLLENACRYSPAESEIEIRGRQKGKRTILEIADHGPGISKGDEQRVFEKFQRGEQSSTDSRGVGLGLAICKAVMDAHGGKISVFNAESGGAVFRLELVADEMPPTAGEHTEDSLISGAEQ, from the coding sequence ATGCAAGACAATCGCCCCACTCCCGAACAAATGTTGGCGCGACTGCAAACCGAAGGCGACGACGGTTTGGCGGCCAAGCGACGAGGCCGGTTGAAGATTTTCTTCGGCTATGCGGCGGGTGTGGGGAAAACGTACGCGATGCTGCAAGAAGCCCAGCGTCTTAAGTCTGATGGACACGAGGTGGTCGTTGGATACGTGGAACCGCACGGGAGACGGGAAACGGAGGCGTCGCTCGAAGGCCTCGAGCAATTGCCACTACGCCAAGTCAACCATCGCGGAGCACTGCTGCAAGAGTTCAATCTCGACGCCGCACTATCGCGCGAGCCGGAGATCATCTTGGTCGATGAACTGGCTCATACCAATGCGCCGCAATCGGTGCACTCCAAACGGTGGCAAGATGTCGAGGAACTGCTGCAAGCCGGTATCGACGTTTATTCAACGTGCAATGTCCAACACGTTGAATCGCTGAATGACATCGTCGCCAAAATCAGCGGAATCGTCGTCCGTGAAACCGTCCCAGACGATGTCTTCCGACGAGCAGATGAATTAACGATCATCGACATTGCACCAGAAGAACTGCTCGCTCGGCTGAAAGAAGGCAAGGTGTATGTGCCGGCGCAGGTCGAACGGGCACTGGAGCGTTTTTTTCGCAAAGAGAACCTGTTCGCTCTCCGAGAACTTGCTTTAAGACGTGTGACCGAACGCGTTCACGCCGATGTGGAAACAGCGCGTCACGGACACGGAGGCAACGATGTCTGGCCGACGGGCGAGACGCTGTTGGTGTGCGTCGGTCCAAGTCCTTCGTCCGCCTCCGTCATACGCTCGGCGAAACGATTAGCCAATGCTATTCAAGCCGAACTTGTTGCGGTGCACATCGAAAACGCATCGACACAACAACTACCGTCCGAGGCACGCAACCGCTTGGTGAACCACCTGCGGTTGGCCGAGCGACTGGGAGCCGAGACGGTCACGCTGGCTGGCGACGATCTGGTAGCGGAAACATTGTCCCTGGCTAAGCGAAAAAACGTCACCAAGATTGTGATCGGCAAGTCGGACGCTTCTCGCCGTTGGTTTCGTCAGCGTGCGTCGATCACGGATCGCTTGATTCAGGACAGTGGGGAAGTCGATATCTATGTGATTCGCGGTAAGGCGACTGGCGATTCGATGGTAGGCAACGACCCCGAAACTCGAGCCCCATCGGCGTCGACGCAATCGAAACTGTTTGGATGGCTCGGCACGGTTGGCATTCTGTGCTTGGCCACCAGCTTGGCTTGGCTGTTGGATCGGCTAGGTGCCTCGGAAGCTAATATCGTGATGGCATTCCTGCTCGGTGTCGTTTGCGTGGCGCTACGGTATCGACGCTGGCACGCGTTTGTTGCCTCGATGGGTGCTGTTCTGCTGTTCGACGTCTTCTTTACCACCCCGTACTACACCGTCGTGGTCGATGATGCGCAGTATCTTGTGACGTTCGCTGTGATGGCGGTTGTTGGCCTGATCGTGACCGCCTTGACGCGCCGATTGCGCGAGACACTTTGGCAAACGCAGCGGAACACTCGCCAGACCGAAGCTCTCTACCAATTGGGGCGAAAGCTTTCAGGAATCAGCGGACAACAGTTTCTTGCGTCGGAAGCCGAACGAGCGATTTCCGAACTCTTTCAGTTGCAGGCAATCGTGTTGCTGCCGGACGACGGAACGTTGAGGCCCGTTTTTCATCGTGAAGCTTCGTTTGCAGCAGACCCATCAGAGCTGGCCGTTGCTCGATGGGCATTTGAGCACGAGATGATTGCCGGGCGAGGTACCGAAACGCTCGCCGCGTCCCAAGCTACGTACCTACCTCTGCTCTCGCCCGCGGGAGCGATGGGAGTTTTAGCGATTCAAGCCGAAGATGTGGAGCCGTTGTTCATCCCCGAATCCAGACGCGTTCTGGAAGCTTACGCTTCGCAGTTGGCATTAGCATTGGAACGAGATCGGCTGGCCATCGAAAGCCAAGAGGCGACGTCGGCGGTTGAAAAGGAACAACTTCGCAGCACGTTGCTGACGTCTCTTTCACACGACTTGCGAACTCCATTAGCGGTTATCTGCGGCGCGTCCAGCAGTATACTGCATGCCAATTCAAAACTAGACACTGCGACACAGCACGAACTGCTTGAAACGATCCACGACGAGTCCGCACGGCTGTCTCGTCTGGTTGAGAACCTATTGCGTTTGACGCAGCTTTCATCAGGACACGTCGAGGTCTCGAAAGAGTGGTTTCCCGTGGAGGAATTGCTAGGATCAGCCCTCGGCCGACTCGAACACAGCTTGAGTTCGCGGAACATTCGGATTGACTTGAAGCCGTCGATGTTGATGGCGCATTGCGACAGTGTTTTGATCGAGCAAGTGTTTATCAATCTGCTGGAAAACGCTTGTCGCTATTCACCGGCTGAATCCGAGATCGAAATTCGTGGCCGGCAAAAGGGCAAGCGAACGATTCTGGAAATCGCGGACCACGGTCCGGGAATTTCAAAAGGGGATGAACAAAGGGTGTTTGAAAAGTTTCAACGTGGAGAACAATCCAGCACGGATTCTCGGGGCGTCGGCTTGGGGCTAGCAATTTGCAAAGCGGTGATGGATGCTCATGGTGGAAAGATTTCGGTTTTCAACGCAGAATCTGGGGGTGCCGTCTTTCGGCTAGAACTCGTCGCCGACGAAATGCCACCGACTGCAGGAGAACACACCGAAGACTCGCTAATCAGCGGTGCCGAACAATGA
- a CDS encoding response regulator, which produces MTDNLADGRLIAVIEDEAPIRKFLRASLRAEGYRVAEADTIQGGLRMITQEPPDLIVLDLGLPDGDGKSLIVEIREWSTVPIIVVSAHDQEREKIAALDAGADDYLTKPFGVGELLARLRVAIRHHTKTSSSSETQSQIYRHGRLRVELDSRRVFLDDDEVRLTKKEFNLLALLARNAGRVMTHRNLLKEIWGPHSTHESHYLRVFVANLRKKLEAEPARPRLIITEQGVGYRLAESEE; this is translated from the coding sequence ATGACTGACAATCTAGCCGATGGTCGATTGATCGCAGTGATCGAAGACGAAGCACCGATCCGAAAGTTTCTGCGAGCGAGTCTCAGAGCCGAAGGCTATCGCGTGGCCGAAGCGGATACGATTCAGGGTGGATTACGAATGATTACCCAGGAACCTCCGGACTTGATTGTTCTCGATTTGGGATTGCCCGACGGCGATGGCAAGTCATTGATTGTCGAGATACGAGAGTGGTCGACTGTTCCAATCATTGTCGTTTCCGCACACGACCAAGAACGAGAGAAGATTGCCGCGCTCGATGCGGGTGCTGATGACTACCTGACCAAACCCTTTGGAGTCGGAGAATTACTTGCTCGCCTGCGAGTCGCGATTCGGCACCACACAAAGACATCAAGCAGCTCGGAAACCCAATCGCAGATCTACCGTCATGGGCGGTTGCGTGTCGAATTGGATTCGCGACGTGTATTCCTCGATGACGACGAAGTACGGTTGACCAAAAAGGAGTTCAATCTTTTAGCGTTACTAGCTCGAAACGCCGGCCGAGTGATGACACACCGCAATCTGTTGAAAGAAATTTGGGGACCACACAGCACACACGAAAGTCACTATCTCCGCGTCTTCGTGGCCAACTTGCGAAAGAAACTCGAAGCCGAACCCGCTCGCCCCCGGTTGATCATCACCGAACAAGGCGTTGGCTACCGGCTAGCAGAGTCCGAAGAGTGA
- a CDS encoding transporter has translation MNMYMDGNRAGTQRLNDTDAVAFGATSNPVTNRGASPTNMTHEMHMVHLMRGMTEDVTFYAMLMLPSITMDHIRGPMNPAGPGTSFTTHNSGFGDTTIGALLRLYSDEDDDLLFNLGGSVPTGDIFRTTSIPTGGAVEQPLPYPMRLGSGTFNARPGVTWKRYFEFGSFGSQLQTDLPIGRNYRDYSVGDEFRLNSWYSHLVGRNLSTSIRIENLWRTNYDGADPMTPDAVISTNVESFRGGYTLNLGLGAAALVSGHLLNVEFIPMLHQDLDGIQLETDWSLVASWSRSF, from the coding sequence ATGAATATGTACATGGATGGCAATCGGGCCGGGACTCAACGCCTTAACGACACCGACGCCGTTGCCTTTGGGGCGACCAGCAACCCCGTTACCAACCGAGGTGCGTCGCCGACCAACATGACCCACGAAATGCACATGGTTCATCTGATGCGGGGAATGACTGAGGATGTGACTTTTTATGCGATGCTCATGCTGCCCTCGATCACGATGGACCACATTCGTGGACCGATGAATCCGGCAGGTCCCGGCACTTCATTTACCACTCACAACAGTGGATTTGGCGATACAACCATCGGCGCACTACTTCGTCTGTATAGCGACGAAGACGACGATCTACTCTTCAATCTGGGTGGCTCGGTTCCGACAGGAGACATTTTTCGAACCACTTCGATTCCGACAGGCGGCGCGGTCGAGCAACCTTTGCCGTACCCGATGCGTCTGGGTTCAGGAACGTTCAACGCTCGCCCCGGAGTGACCTGGAAACGGTATTTTGAGTTTGGATCGTTCGGATCGCAACTTCAAACTGATCTGCCAATCGGCCGAAACTACCGAGACTATTCCGTTGGTGATGAGTTCCGTCTGAATTCTTGGTACAGCCATCTGGTCGGCCGAAATCTGTCGACCAGCATTCGTATCGAGAACCTGTGGCGCACGAACTATGACGGTGCTGATCCCATGACGCCGGATGCCGTCATCAGCACGAACGTCGAGAGTTTCCGCGGCGGCTACACACTCAACCTCGGACTGGGAGCTGCGGCACTGGTAAGCGGACACCTGCTGAACGTTGAGTTCATCCCGATGCTGCATCAAGACTTGGATGGAATTCAACTTGAA